TCTTTTATGCAACCAGTCCGGGTGTTTCACTCTAGGAACCGGATTGGACAACTAAAAAAGAATTATTCTCCTattgttatatttaaattaggAAGTTTCAAATATCTAgataaataagataaatactccTTGCATTGCTGCTGgaattgtaataattttttgAATAGCACTTCCAAGTCTTTCAATATAATAACTCCAATCTAAAATATCCCGTATGTCGTCGCTTTGTAAACTAGAATCTTTTAACCATTTTCGTAAATAGTATTTTCTTATTGCAGGTTCCGATTGAAATATTGCTAATGGTATTGCCCTAAttgtataatgaaatatgtaattttattgTCATATAATTTTCTTCATACAGAAGCAAAACTTCATCCCTACCGTTCTGTAACTGGTGCGCCTTGAGGTTTATTAGCAATAATGTATTTACATGCTAAGCCAGCATCTTTAATCATTTGATCACCTAAAAATTCCGCTAATCTTTTAGCAGTAGAAATAGACGTCGACTTTTGACTTCCATATTCCTCCAATTTTCGTGACATTGATTTGTTTTCGGATATAAGTTCAAATAACTCCGAATCTGGCATATCTGCACACTATAAAGATTTATATATTTAGTTATTAATATGTTACATGTAAAAGAATCAACAATATTGGATATTTACTTTGCTATAAAGAATATCAAGCCAATAATCTGCATCTTTAGCTACTGACGCATAGCACTCTTCTAATGTGCTACCTTTTAAGAAAGATTCGAATACGGACGTCTGAAAAACTTTTATTAGCTGAAGTTCACCTCTTCGTTTTACTTCAAAACCTTTCAGTTCAGCTAAAGAACCGTCGAAATTGAAGACTGCGTATcgtttttttaatctttttccttcttcttttgctGCAGGTAATACCATAGCTAAATAAGGACCATCCACTTCAAAAAATATAGAGTTTTCACTCTTAATTTTATACGTAAGATTTTCAGGATCAACGAGTTCATGGTATACGTCATTAGTAAATTGATCctataaataatatgaaaatgatACAAAAAAAGAACTCtagttaataaaaaaatgttgttGCGATTCTGATTTACCTTCACCATAAAATTAAGAACAGCATTCGGATATGATACTaccaatttttttttctttgggtGAGTAGTATAAACAACAACATTATCAGGAAAAGATGCTGGTAGAACGCACCAGATTCCATCCGTATCTAACTCTAAAGGTCGACCAACTTGTTCGATAATTTCTCTAGCTCTCATAATAATGTGTGCTCCCGTGTAACATACTATGCCACCCATCTCCATACTAAACCATCGAGACCTAACATACCAAACAtcgtattaataattttaaatataagaaaAGATAAACATACATACCCTTTTCTCATAACGTATCCATAGAAGGAATTTAAGATACATTTGTGTGCCAGTTGTAATGAATCATATAGTACTTCTCGATTTTTAGCAGACTTAATATCAGCAGCATCTCCTTTTGCTACGGCTGCCGCCACCTCTTGTTTAGCTACCTTAGTAAGCGCCTTGTATTCATATCTCCTATCTCTAAACGCTCGTACAGTGTCAACATAAAATGAATTCTCTTTTTGGCAAATCGTTTGTGTTCTTTCTTCCATGCTAGTAATCTTAACTTTCTTATAAGCTTTCTTACAGTACTCTGTGAGTCGTTTCTTCTCATACGATACTTGTTCCTCTTTAGATAATTCATGATATGCTCTACGAGCTCCGCCTGGGAATTGCGGtggaaatttttcattttcaagtTGTTGCTGCATTCGTTGATATTCACTTAAAGTTGCAGTGACTGAAATCaagtaaaaatatatgtttGTATGTAAGActaaattttattacattattcaaatattatttacgCATTTTGTTGTCTTACAATATTCTCCTCTCCACATCCACTCCATTTTTCTTTGGCAAAGTGCTCCTGGTTTATTATAATTGCATGCAGCACATACAGTTTCATCGACCATCGCGGATGGTTGAAGACGATTGGTTAAAATAATATTTGGATACATAGCACCGACATCTAAGTGATATATTACGGGGTTCTCTAATCTCAATGGTTGATTTCTTAAACCTTTCAATTTCATTGTAATTTCTTCAACCACTTCCTCAAAATTTGTAACCATTTCTATGGgcactttttcttcttcttgtaTAGCATGCTTTAATGCAGATTCAACGCCATTTATTAATTCTTCTACTGCACTTGGTACTATTTTAAAACGACAAGGAATATCGGCTCTGAAAACACCAGATTCTAAAGCTTCAACATGTCCTCCAACATACGTTTCTTGGTCCAATAAATGACCATCTTTTGTAAATTTGTTGAATTCCTGCTCCTGCTTGTTAGGAAATATAATGTTAGCTTGAAAAGCTTGCACCATTAAAAGAGATTCGCATAATGTACCAGATCCTTTTCTGAGTACCTGTAAatgaagaaatataatttatatcatCTTTACTATAGCTTGCTATATAACTTACTTCATCTGGTTCCATAGGAATAATGGTACACAGAGCAAATATGAAAGGATGAACATATTTATAGTAAAGATAATACGTTGCAACCGCATCAGAAACTGAATAATTTGCGAGAGTCTCTGGATCCTCAGACGCCAATCTACACATATCTTCGGGATCCAGTTCCACTGGATTATATCTAAGCTTTGCCTTTGCTACAGCTTTTAAATTCTGAGAACCTACAGGAAGATACGAATCGCGCCTGACCCAACTGcaatgaaaattatatattagaAAAAGCTCTTTATGCAATCGTTCTTTTTGCAATTCTTTATGATAGTTTCAATAAatttagttttatatattgCAGTACCATAAACAGTCCATATGCATGGCTGGTCTACTGCTGTAAACTCCATCACGATTTTTCGAAAAACCAATTCTGTCTTTCATATCCATGTTATGAAAAGCTGCTCTAGTCTCTACAAATGGCCAATCGAAAAAATCACCGTTGTATGTTACGAATATATGTGGTCGAATATCATTTATGTGATCGAAAAATCTTTTTATTGTGGCCTTTTCATTAGGTTCGTTGAAAACTGTAAAAAATCCCTCAAACTCCGGTTTTGGGGTATACTCAAAATTTTCGATATCATTTGCAATTATTTCTCTATTTGTTATTAAATACCCCTGAAaatgtaaatatgtataaaatatacttaAAGCATCAAGTAAGTATTAAAATAAGACATTTTTCACCTGTCCATCAATCATATATGAGATCATCATAATTTGGTCAGTATCAGCATCTGGAAATTTCAGAGGAAGTTTTGTAGTTTCAATATCATATGCCAAAACAATTGGATCAGGTGGTTCAATAAGATCATCTCTCTTTGTAATTATTGGTACATCATTTCCTCTTGTTTTCACAGAATACCAGTTACCACAACAAATTTTCATGTCTATGGAGACACGAACATGATGTGGTACATCGTATTCTCTGTAGAAATATATGCACACCGTTAACATAAATATTATACTCAACATATAAGTGAAAGTATATTACCTGATATCAAGAATATTATCCATAAAATCTATGGTTTGCTTCTTAATATCTCCCGTACTCTGTTCTGTATTTAATACATCTGATAACATGTTTGAATAATAGGTATTATGTTTTTCACGTTCCTTATTTAATTTTACAGCTTTCATAATACCACGCCTGACTTTATTCAAGTCCACagtattaataaaagaaatttttaaatatttctgctTTAAACCAATGAGGTGATTTGACTAAAAAGAGACGATAGAGAATTATTAATTCTAACATCTTTTATATCTACTTTTAATTTTATCATACCAAATCAAGATCTTCTTTATAAATAGTCTGTACTTtatgtattaaattattatattttttatttaaaccaGTAGAAACTTCCTCATATGTATCCTTtttgcataaaatataaaaatatggatTATAAGGATACGAAATTTTAAATCTAGTACAGTCTTCTTCTAAAAAATAATAGTCCACACCACTCATTAATCTTTTATCATTTTCCATAATTTCTGtctataaaaaagtaaaataatttaaagaacAAATACAAAGCAattcataatattttatatgatttttATACTTACTGCATGCATATTGATAAGAAATCCTATTCTTTCCTTCATATCAGTTACTCTATGAAAACCATATAAACCATCGATTCTTATATTTTCATTAACTTCATTTACCCTGTTGCCACCTGAAATCTCTCTAAAGAAATGTAAAAAGAGtgaataaattacaaaaatagtAATCCATAATACActttatattacaatttaattacCCTGATGCATTTCCTTCTTGACTTTGATTATTCCCTGTATTTTCCTTAAACGGTCGAAATTTCCCTGTATTTTGTAAACTTGTCATTTTGTACGATAATCAATTACGTAAACTATAAGTAGCTTTAATTATACACAATATGTCACCAATTAATATAAGAAAAACAGATATTATCAGTTATTATTTAACAAGGCACTGTGATACTCGAGGCATGTGTGTACAGGTTGTAATTTGCCCGCCAATAGATCTATTGGTCTATAGATATGTGTGTAATAAGAGAGAGAATAAGagaatatttctaataaaaatacataaaatgtaagttgaataacaataaaaattatacttGTTTTTGTATAcaatatacttttacatttctttaaattaattaatccatATTTTCAAGTAATACATATGTAAGTATATATGATATTGCAATTTTAGTTAAAAGCCATCTTTCAAAACTCAATCTCatcatttcttttatttctttttttactctaaacatttacaacaaatttttaaatatcctaaAGATTAGgctttttatatataaattcagccaattataatatattaagtTAGCATTATGAGAAATTTACTAGAGGTATGATCTACAAGCTCAAAGAAAAATCCCGAGACTTATCGATTTGGAAAAAGGAACGAAATTGTAGGTGGCTCCACGACAGTAATGCGGTTCGACAACAATCGTTAAGTAAATTGACTTCGCAATTTAAGTGAACGTACagagatataaataaatgaGAAAATTAGATACACAAGAGGCCTGGGGTGCCGAAAGGTTAGAAGCGCAATTAGAAGCCGCTCGAGATGGTCTTCGGGGACTCGATCGAAGTATTCGAAAAATTTTGGGCCGGGATCTGCCTGATGGAGAAAACGGACCGTTACAACCACCACCCAGGTTAAATTCtgaataatttatttccaaaCACCCTTAAACCATCATAGCAAAATgccatttcataaaatatacatCTTGCCCAATAGTTCAATAATCTTTGAATGAAACACTGTTGTCTACAAACATAACCTATTTCATTTCGATAATTTCCACTTTATTAAATTATACGTGATCTCATCGTATTTATTGACGTATCGTAGTAATGTTGTAATGAGAGCTTTATTTGCTTAAGTGCACGATACATAATTACCAAACTTGATAGTGATAAATATTCGTTCCTTATACTATGTAACCGTATACTATGTTCACTTAACTATGTAACCTTATTAAAATAGGAAAGGAAGACTATgtgtatatttattgaaatattctttTGCATTTATAATTTCAATAGATTATCACAAAAGAGACCATTGCAAGAGGATAGAAGGCGTGTTGTTTCTGATTTTGTCAACAATGAACTACCTGGTGGAAAAAGGAGATGGCAAGGTTCAAATGGTGAACCAAAAACAGTTTTCAGTCGGTTAAGTGCACGTGTTCCTTCTAATAATGACGATAGTGCTGATGAAGATGATAATGTTATTAAGGTAGAATTCTATAACAATTTGCTCATTCTTACCGATATATTGTTTTAAGTATTATTATTGAATGGGTATTTTAGCCAGCAGTGTCTTCGAGAGTGATAGCAACACCGAGAGAGATTCCATCTAGACAGGAAGTTATTAGACGGGAAAGAATAGATGAACGTAGCAGGCAAAGGAATAAACGAATGTTTGGTGCCCTTTTAGGAACATTACAGAAATTTCGGCAAGAAGAAACTAAACTGAAAGCAAAGGTATATTTCTTCACTTGATACGAGAAagaattttttttcatatttctgaAGATAACAATATTTTGTAGGAAGATAAAAAAGCAGAAGTAGAGGCAAGAGTAGAAGAAGCcagaagaagagaaaaggaagaatTACGACGAGAAAGACAACAATTATTCTTATCGCGTAAACGGCAACTAGCAGAAGTCCGAGCACTAGAGGCAAAATTGGCGCGCAGCCGACAATTTCAAGATTGGCGCGCGGCGCAATTACCACTTGCTTCGTTTATAAAAACGCGTGCCCAACCTCCTATTTATTACGTACCAAAGCGTAAACATCCACAAACTGATATTCTATTAACGCAATCTGCGAAAGAACTTCATGGTACGCACTTCGATAAAGAGCGTTaagtataaattttaaataaaaggaATTATAATATGCGTTTGTTTCATATTACAGAGGAGATCGAAAGAAGGGAGAAGGCATTGGTCGAAGAGCTGGAACTTATAGAAGTGCAAGTAGGTCTTGGGAAACATCAACAAAATTTTGATGGATCCGCAACATTAAATACAACAGCGGAAGTTCCACAGTCGacggaagaaggagaagaaaatcGCGATCCAAATCCAGAGAAGAACTTAGAATCAGAGAATAACGAACCGGCTGATGTTTCCATGAAATCCGACAAGGATGAAAATTACGAAAACACGAATGATATTGAAAAGAAGGAGGAAGTAAAGGTAGATGAAGCAAAAGATGAAAATAATGGCTAGTATTAAATGTACTTACAATAATTGTACATATTACGTACATTGAATGGTCCAACGAAGGAGAAGATGTTTTTCTTACACAACACTTTACATGTATGaatgaattttacaattttcaaaGAAAACATTTCACTTTTTACTTGTCATCATATAGATATAAATTCATTCCCTTCATTGAATTACATGCTCATTTTGTCATCATCCAAATGTCAAGTAGCAAACGTTATTCAGATTTTTCTTAGatgtaagaagaaacactaTGATCGGGGATATAGTTGCATTTCATTGGAaccaatattttttaaatgttatatATTTGTATCATGGCTGTTGTAGAATATTATTTAAGTAATTACCATCTTGTAAGTAGGACAAAAACTTTGAGAAATAAGTGGATAAATGTCGATAAACAGTCGTTCAAATTGAATCGATACATTTATAGTTTGGGAAACATTATGTAAAATAGTCCGCTCATTGTTTTCTTCGTATCAGCATCTGTCTTTTAATACGTATGTGAAGAAGAGAATCATTGAATAAATGATTTAATGCTTTACGTGTATcgtagaataaaatataaattccaaTTTCGAGGATATCTGTTGGTAACATAGTATAGTTCAAATACTTacgaaaatttgtatatttgtgTTTCCTccctttacttttctttttattttttttttttttttttttttttttttgttgttgttgttctACACACCATATGTACGATACACATTAATTACGACGGTTAAAAAGTGGATAACTTTTTTCCATAGCAATATTAATAGATACCTGTTACATAAAATGAATTTGAATTTATTATCTTAAGAgataatttttcttttgtttttattaaataagaaataaacaaattttggaattacatgtatttttaaataaactaaaaatgaaCGAGATCCTTCTATGTACATGCCCATTTCGTTTTCAGTTAAGTTGCGTTACATATTCGATTAAAATTTTCCTATTGATCGAATCTACAATGTAACTATTAATAACTTTTAAACCGTTCAAATTTGCCTGAATCTAGGTGAAATAATCGTCTTCAAAGTACTTGCCTAATTATTTCTATTGCATTTTTCGAACAATTATGGTAcccatatattttctttcggcgtattttgtaaattaactaaattatgattaaattttttcagattaaattaattttccagTAAATATTCCAACGAAGGATATTTCAAAGTTCATTAATTTCCATTTAATCGAACCTGAACACCTCGGAAGATGATGCACGATTCAGCGATGAGAAGAGGTGCAGTTCATAAAGAAGCGAAGATTAAGCGCTGTAATTCGTTAACTAATTTACGCCCAGAACGTAATCCCGAATCTTTGTCGGTGAATTCTACGGGACATTCTATCTTTCCTGTGATATTCAAAGGTAGGAGGGGATGGCATGAAAGGGGCGTTCCGCCATGCAACCTCGGAATATGGCTAATGCGTCTGTGCGCCGTCGTTCCATCCTCCTTTTGCACTTCGGCAAAATAACTCCTTTGGACAGTAAGTGGTAACctctttacaaaatatttacattaaaatatcgtttaaaTGAAATTACTCTAAGTAAGATCGAGTTCAATCAAAGCTACTCTGTAAACGAATACGAATAAAAATGATCATTGACCCGCTGGAGGAGACAGTAGCCAAGCTTGTTCGTTAAATCTTTCGAAGACGCGCAAGATGTTACTCTTTGGTCTAAAGGAAAACAATTCCAATTTCCGAAGAATCAAAGAAGAACGACGAGACCTTTGCTTCGGATGAGTCGACCAACGTTCTTACAATCTTCGTAGTTTCGTAGTTGGAGTATTTATCTCGTTAAAATTGGATGGAGCAGGTTCGCAACAAGGTGAAAGAAGATTCTGTTTTTACCACGCAGATAGAATACGATCCTCTCTTGGTTCCACCATTTTACCAGCtgataaataattgtaaaaaccGCTTTGAAGACTAGACGAGGTAAATACGCGAGATTGCCTCGCACGTCAGCCGTCGTTCGTTCACGGAAGCGAAAAAAGGGAACAGATTAAAAGTTGGAGCGGCGACGCTCGACATCGGATAGCGCAGAGGCATGAAGCGTGCGACGCGACGCGTCGCGGAGACATGAGAGGAGCCGACAGGGGCTAGGGGTCTGCGAGCTATTTGTACACCGAATGGAAAACGCGCCAAACACTCGCCTCCAGACGAGAGGAACCACGCTGGACCACGGGAATGGTGACGTTTTCTTAATTACCGCGTTTCCTTCTACTCCTTTCCCTCGATCCTATTTCCTATCGAGAAAAAGACTTCATCGTCGTCGGGATAAGAGAAGATGGAACAAGAGGAAGCAGAGATCGGGAATCCTGATGATAGTAGATGATCGGAGATATTATTCTACCAAGATCTTCGAGAAGGTGAAAGAGCATGTGATAGGAACGACTCGTTGAAATCTAATCTTATTtaatttaaccctttgagtgcgtCTAGCGccgacgatcgctgtggacggaatactttttcgttagactgaactctgccgattgactattgaaagcgcaaatcgcaataagttatagtaattcttttgcacgagattaaatgattcgaGAGCGTTATTTCttagtaatttttaattatttattataaacattgaaatttacagttaactagaatttgggtaataaactagaaaactaaatttagtaaatataacacaagttaataatttagttgtgtgtgaaaaattcagtgcttgagaaaactaattaaaccagatgtagagttttcttacaagcgGTGACCACTTCGacaataacgaggcactattggcatttgtttactgccgtaaggaatgcatttatatttatttcacacaaacgtaatagtatcacttctgcgtaggtgttcggaaaaattgaaaaacccatacatgcgtccttagcccatgccgggcacttacagaaagcgcATGTATCTGTCCtcagtccacaccgatagctttcgccagacacctatatgcgcccacagcactcaaagggttaattgcGATTTATTTGCGGGGAAACCCCCATTGGAATATACAATATTACATTACAGTTACTATTCAAGTATTAGTTTGCATCGTTGGTATTTAACGCAATGCGATTAAAAGTAAGATTTTGAAATTCTCAATGATTCGAAGATAGTCTATAAGACCATTTAACACTCCATCAGCAAACCGAATACCGTGAGTTATTCTTCTTCTAAGAGTGGACATTACGAGCTGACGAGCATGACACGTAAAAGGCGCGCAGTGGACTCGTCACAGGGTTTGGCGGTGGTTCGACTGTACGGAAAAATTGTACGTTTCTCGAAGTACGGAAAAGTTATTCCATCACCGTGTTTACCTCAGCTCGTTCTCGGGAAATCGCGCGACTCGAGGTTGACGCTGCGCCTTTCCACTTGCGCGAAATCTCGGCCCATTAATCGTGCCCGTGCTCCTCTAAtacattctattctattctaagCGAGACAGATACGCGGCGCGGCCTGTTCTCTCGCGGAGGGTTTATTTACCCGTTAATTTATTAGCGTATCTTCGTCATGGCGTAGCTCGTAATCGAGCGCGACGGAGTTCGCGAGCACGGCGTGCCGCGCGAAGCAAAACGCTCGCTACCAGAACTCGCCGTATTTTAAACGGCAAGGAATCGCAACCGGACACAACGACCAGGAACACCTTTATCTCACGCTTGGGTCTTCATGTTCGTTGAAAAACCGCTGACGTGTATTTGCCGTGGAAATTTATACGCCTATTCACGGCCAATGTCCGTCCACTCCTCTGATATTAGAACCTGTAACTGTTTGATGGAGCTTTTACATCCGAGATaaattattctgtatattctctGCACGATGATGTACGTAGTTAGAAGAACGAAATTTTTGGACGTTGTTCTAATTCCAGTTATGCTCTAAGTCTCTTTACCACGATTAACAATTCGCCTTCCGTGTATTACTAAATCGTTATTAAATGTCTACCTTAATCGATAATAGGTTCGTCCGTAAGTTCGTGCGGTTTTCGTTTCACATCGAATATTATATCTCGTAACAATCGCCTATCGGCTATGACCCATAGGTACGTCGTTCGATACCTTCTGTTTTCTTCTTTCGTGCGATTTTTCCGCGTATATTTTTCCGTGTCAATAACAAAGCGATTTATCGTTCAACAGATACGGAGATTAACGGAAACAAATGTTCGCTCCCACCGTTATAGTCGAGGCGAATGTTTCTTTCCACGACTGGCAGAGTGGATCGCGGAATTCTTCGAACGATGAATCCGAAAATTATCGCAACGTTGAGAAGTTGTAAATATTACGGAGAATACGAAACCGCACTCACCTATGGACCAATCCGTTGGTTGATCTGCGAATCTCTTGCTTGTTACTCCACAGTGTGCAGTCGTTACACGGTCTGCCACAAGATCTCTGTtgctcctctttctttctttcattcttgCAGAAAATCTCTCCACAGTAAGCACGTATGAGAAGTTTTCTGGAAGGAGAGACTACGAGGACCAAGGAGCATCCCCCTTTCTTTTCCGCGGTTAATAAAAGTGGCCCGCTGTTAATGAGACCGTGGAAAGCCGACACTGAACGACTTCCAAAGAAGCGGTTCCCGTGAGCAGGTTCTGTCGCTCCTTTGACTAGGGAGTAATAGAGTATCGGGGCGGAGTATCTTACCGCGGAATGGAAAAGGGGATATTCGTATTTCAAAGGGACTGACCGTCATGCCGGCGCGATGctcgttacgttataactcgcCTAAACATCAGGAGAAAAAGGCGAACGGTTATATAGCGTGTACGTCGGCGGCAAAGCTAACGATTCAACAAGTTTTTAGACTTTCGTGAATCTCGTTTGTTTGGTTTCCGACAAAGGCGAAGATCGGGAAATTAGAAAAGTTTGTCCTTTCTCGCTCTTCGATGAAATACGATGATAAGCGAACGATGTTTAGACGGCGACCACGTTGATTTTGTATAAATGGCGGCTGAAAGGAGGTCCATTGGAAAAACTATCATTGGTTATTTTAGCCAAGAATCGTGAAGCTGGAAGCACCAAGTGGGTGTCTAATTTCGTCGAAGAGGAGGGATTTCACGCTCGATCAACGCTGATTGGACAACGCCGGTCCGTTTGCTTTTATAACTTGGTGCTTTCGTACGCTCGTGCGCGCTCGCCTATGTACTTGCACAGAAGAGAGCGCCGAGCATGTTGTGTGCTATACCTATGCCTGTTGtcacaaataattaatattacgaaatttaaGATTAGCGGAAATGGtactattgtatttattattacttGTACTTACTTCTCTTAAATAATTCTTGTTCCTCGGAGTCGAAACTACGTGGCGAACAGGGTTCCCTTATGCAACAAGCATTTCGCCGGTCGAAGTTTAATTAAAATGGTAAAACGTAAACGGGCAGCTCTCTTGCAGAAACATTGTTTCTGTGAAAAACAAGAGAGGAAACGATTAATTTAGTTGTAAGCTTGTACGCCTTAAGAACGATATCGCAGCTCATTAAACATTGCACGGCCATTATCTGTGGTTACAGAGAAACGTTGCTGATTATTCGGAATGGAAGCATCAATCAAGCAGTCCACGTTATCGGTAGTTACGCGCGAATCGATCCATGTACGCGCATTTATTACAAGACCGTTAACAGAATACGTAAAAGCCCGAGATAGACAATAATTCCATCGGACACAATACCATCGAACGTGCTTTACGACCATCCCATCTCTTCTAGATACGTTCTACTCGCTCTTTCATTCGTTGGCTGGCCGCAGTCAATAAAGAATCGACGGAACGAAGATGGAAAGTTAATTTCTTCGTTGTTGAAAGCTTCCCTGCAAGACGAAGCGGCTGAAATCTAAAGCTCCGTTTGCACCGTTCGGACATTTGAACGTTCGAGTTTGAAATCTCAAATGCAAGCAACCGGAGCAATTTATAGTTGGCAATTATAGACTCGCGTTTAGCCGCTGAAA
The Bombus affinis isolate iyBomAffi1 chromosome 2, iyBomAffi1.2, whole genome shotgun sequence genome window above contains:
- the LOC126928942 gene encoding pinin isoform X2, with the protein product MRKLDTQEAWGAERLEAQLEAARDGLRGLDRSIRKILGRDLPDGENGPLQPPPRLSQKRPLQEDRRRVVSDFVNNELPGGKRRWQGSNGEPKTVFSRLSARVPSNNDDSADEDDNVIKPAVSSRVIATPREIPSRQEVIRRERIDERSRQRNKRMFGALLGTLQKFRQEETKLKAKEDKKAEVEARVEEARRREKEELRRERQQLFLSRKRQLAEVRALEAKLARSRQFQDWRAAQLPLASFIKTRAQPPIYYVPKRKHPQTDILLTQSAKELHEEIERREKALVEELELIEVQVGLGKHQQNFDGSATLNTTAEVPQSTEEGEENRDPNPEKNLESENNEPADVSMKSDKDENYENTNDIEKKEEVKIKLIFQ
- the LOC126928942 gene encoding pinin isoform X1 — its product is MRKLDTQEAWGAERLEAQLEAARDGLRGLDRSIRKILGRDLPDGENGPLQPPPRLSQKRPLQEDRRRVVSDFVNNELPGGKRRWQGSNGEPKTVFSRLSARVPSNNDDSADEDDNVIKPAVSSRVIATPREIPSRQEVIRRERIDERSRQRNKRMFGALLGTLQKFRQEETKLKAKEDKKAEVEARVEEARRREKEELRRERQQLFLSRKRQLAEVRALEAKLARSRQFQDWRAAQLPLASFIKTRAQPPIYYVPKRKHPQTDILLTQSAKELHEEIERREKALVEELELIEVQVGLGKHQQNFDGSATLNTTAEVPQSTEEGEENRDPNPEKNLESENNEPADVSMKSDKDENYENTNDIEKKEEVKVDEAKDENNG